One Nostoc sp. UHCC 0302 DNA window includes the following coding sequences:
- a CDS encoding M67 family metallopeptidase, producing the protein MIRLNEEHLQAIRTHAESTYPEECCGIILGYLASEGKTVVEVMPTENAWNTEIADDFLGDRTAESKKRQYAIAPLVMLQAQKAARVRSLNIIGIFHSHPDHPAIPSECDRIYAWQGYSYIIVSVQNGKARELKSWSLDDTHQFQAEAIENII; encoded by the coding sequence ATGATACGACTTAACGAAGAACACTTGCAAGCCATCCGTACCCACGCCGAAAGTACTTATCCCGAAGAGTGTTGCGGTATAATTTTAGGTTATCTAGCTAGTGAGGGCAAAACTGTGGTAGAAGTAATGCCAACAGAAAATGCCTGGAATACAGAGATAGCGGATGATTTTCTAGGTGATCGCACAGCAGAAAGTAAAAAGCGGCAATATGCGATCGCACCATTAGTTATGTTACAAGCACAAAAAGCAGCACGGGTGCGATCGCTGAATATCATTGGTATTTTTCACTCTCATCCCGATCATCCTGCCATACCCTCAGAATGCGATCGCATATACGCTTGGCAAGGCTACTCGTATATAATAGTTTCCGTCCAAAACGGCAAAGCTAGAGAACTCAAAAGCTGGAGTCTTGATGATACTCATCAGTTCCAAGCTGAGGCAATTGAAAACATAATTTAA
- the hflX gene encoding GTPase HflX, producing MHKVYGNIQGIKTSKLKELQQLYEERQPGDRLVTPEFAQALAAISTDIHQPVCCYINRRGQVIRVAVGTPSQTQIPPEELPRHSAKRLSGIHCLTTQFTSEPPSQAALIAMQRQRLDALVMLNVSDCAKRTSKADRQAKEGFLANLVPDLETPWIISPPLSLDDITELDFDDLVQEWEKEISEAGDGILLSQKIVSEQDRVLLVGVQTDNISSQRFEDGLGELVRLVESAGGIVLDTMRQKRSHPHPQTVVGKGKIEEITLLAQKLGANLIVFDRDISASQARNLESEIGIRVVDRTGVILDIFAQRARTQEGKLQVELAQLEYMLPRLRGRGQEMSRLGAGIGTRGPGETKLETERRVIQRRIAQLQQEVNQLQAHRARIRHQRQEQEIPVVALVGYTNAGKSTLLNVLTNAEVYTADQLFATLDPTTRKVVITEPETQERRTILLTDTVGFIHELPPSLIDAFRATLEEVVEADVLLHVVDLSHPAWASHIASVQEILQDMPTIPEKSLIAFNKIDQVDSETLAKVQQDYPQAVFISATKGLGLETLKVRSLQLIDETVEAIPEAQNVVSQNSY from the coding sequence ATGCACAAAGTTTATGGAAATATTCAGGGCATAAAGACGAGCAAACTTAAAGAATTACAACAGCTTTACGAAGAGCGACAGCCAGGAGACAGACTAGTTACGCCGGAGTTTGCCCAAGCCTTAGCTGCAATCAGTACAGATATTCATCAACCAGTTTGTTGTTATATCAATCGACGCGGACAAGTCATTCGAGTTGCTGTAGGTACACCAAGTCAAACCCAAATACCACCGGAAGAATTACCCCGTCACAGCGCAAAACGCTTGAGTGGAATTCATTGCCTTACTACTCAATTTACATCAGAACCACCAAGTCAAGCAGCATTGATTGCAATGCAACGCCAGCGGCTAGATGCTCTTGTTATGTTAAATGTAAGCGATTGCGCGAAGCGCACCAGCAAAGCTGATCGCCAAGCCAAAGAAGGTTTTTTAGCAAACCTTGTTCCTGATTTAGAAACTCCTTGGATAATTTCACCTCCTCTAAGTTTAGATGACATAACTGAACTAGACTTTGACGATTTAGTTCAGGAATGGGAGAAAGAAATCTCTGAAGCCGGAGATGGAATATTATTATCGCAAAAAATTGTATCCGAGCAAGATAGAGTGTTGCTGGTGGGAGTGCAAACAGACAATATCTCTTCCCAACGATTTGAAGATGGACTTGGAGAACTTGTGCGTCTGGTAGAAAGTGCTGGGGGAATTGTACTCGACACAATGCGGCAAAAACGCTCTCATCCTCACCCGCAAACAGTTGTTGGAAAAGGAAAAATTGAAGAAATCACCCTTTTGGCTCAAAAGTTAGGAGCTAATTTGATTGTCTTTGACCGAGATATATCTGCATCTCAAGCCCGTAACTTAGAAAGCGAAATTGGCATTCGAGTTGTAGACCGCACAGGAGTAATTTTAGATATTTTCGCTCAACGCGCTCGCACTCAAGAGGGAAAATTACAAGTAGAACTAGCGCAACTCGAATATATGTTACCTCGCCTGCGCGGTCGCGGTCAGGAAATGTCTAGATTAGGGGCGGGGATCGGTACACGGGGGCCGGGCGAAACCAAACTAGAGACGGAACGGCGAGTGATTCAGCGACGAATTGCCCAACTACAGCAGGAAGTCAACCAATTACAAGCCCATCGCGCCCGCATCCGCCACCAACGCCAAGAGCAAGAAATTCCAGTTGTGGCATTAGTTGGTTATACCAATGCAGGTAAATCCACTTTGCTGAATGTGTTAACTAACGCAGAAGTTTACACAGCAGATCAACTATTTGCCACTCTCGATCCAACAACCCGCAAAGTGGTAATTACAGAACCAGAAACTCAAGAGCGTAGGACAATTCTGTTAACAGATACTGTAGGATTTATTCACGAATTGCCGCCATCGTTAATAGATGCTTTCCGTGCCACCTTAGAGGAAGTAGTTGAGGCAGATGTCTTACTTCATGTCGTGGATTTATCCCATCCAGCTTGGGCAAGCCATATTGCTAGTGTGCAAGAAATACTCCAAGATATGCCGACAATTCCAGAAAAAAGTTTGATTGCTTTTAACAAAATTGACCAAGTAGATAGCGAAACTTTAGCTAAAGTACAGCAAGACTATCCACAAGCTGTCTTTATCTCAGCAACAAAGGGCTTAGGTTTAGAAACTTTAAAGGTGCGATCGCTCCAACTAATAGATGAAACCGTTGAGGCAATCCCGGAAGCACAAAACGTAGTTTCCCAAAATTCCTACTAA
- a CDS encoding carbamoylphosphate synthase large subunit has translation MNSKYDFHYFQGSSLSDLFASDITDARYAFILNYPATASWAAYPNRKKYFIQDGSSEATKTSFDKICQKEPWKILAVLGDAIPGIIISPPRKLLIDYWREHFGFSYSNIEIFDCSTYLDDLSQSKVPALQDAARSLLPDRGTESLSAKRILRDREPFDKLITLFPFDHLKQEKHAVDPDIHYHLLSKVTLAELGVPCPKYESYNLHTSNLEDIHLPEQFPYLIKTSHGLSGEGTYIIKSASDLDYCLEELKKYLEIELLDTIIVSEFVKNAVQNYCVQFYVGKTGDITLIGTTTQLVTPEGNYLGGLIDYRKTDMSIFSEMIAAIGQYAHQHGYFGVIGFDVLEDKDGQLFAIDANFRVNGSTPLCLQRHTLLGIGKEVAKYSSDYRMVGSLESILVTLKAELERKDFIILSALEKIKYGKIHTDIYGIVTGETIEEMQHIEHNLQIKGLQLLG, from the coding sequence ATGAATTCAAAATACGACTTTCATTACTTTCAAGGGAGTTCTCTTTCTGATCTGTTTGCATCAGATATTACAGATGCACGTTATGCGTTCATCTTAAATTATCCTGCAACTGCTAGTTGGGCTGCTTATCCCAACAGGAAAAAATACTTTATTCAAGATGGCAGTAGTGAAGCTACCAAAACCTCTTTTGACAAGATTTGCCAGAAGGAACCTTGGAAAATTCTGGCTGTTTTAGGCGATGCCATTCCAGGAATTATTATTAGTCCGCCGCGAAAATTGTTGATTGATTACTGGCGGGAGCATTTTGGTTTTAGCTATTCCAATATAGAAATATTCGATTGCTCGACTTATCTAGATGATCTCAGCCAAAGCAAGGTTCCTGCCCTTCAGGACGCTGCGCGTAGCTTGCTTCCCGATAGGGGTACGGAGTCGCTGAGTGCAAAGCGCATACTACGCGATCGCGAACCCTTTGACAAACTAATCACTTTATTTCCCTTTGATCATCTAAAACAAGAAAAACACGCCGTAGATCCAGACATCCACTACCACTTGCTCAGCAAAGTGACGTTAGCAGAATTGGGAGTGCCATGTCCAAAATACGAAAGCTACAATCTTCACACCTCTAATCTCGAAGACATTCATCTACCAGAACAATTCCCATATTTAATTAAAACCTCTCACGGACTCTCAGGAGAAGGTACATATATTATTAAGAGCGCCAGCGATTTGGATTACTGTTTGGAAGAACTGAAAAAATATCTTGAAATTGAGTTACTAGATACAATTATTGTTTCGGAGTTCGTCAAGAATGCCGTACAGAACTACTGCGTGCAGTTTTATGTCGGTAAAACGGGAGATATAACGCTCATTGGTACTACAACCCAACTCGTTACCCCAGAAGGAAACTATTTAGGGGGACTGATTGACTACCGCAAAACTGACATGAGTATATTTTCTGAGATGATTGCTGCTATTGGTCAGTATGCTCACCAGCACGGTTATTTCGGCGTTATTGGCTTTGACGTGTTGGAAGATAAAGATGGACAGCTTTTTGCGATCGATGCTAATTTCCGAGTTAATGGCTCGACTCCACTCTGCTTACAGCGCCATACTCTACTAGGAATCGGAAAAGAAGTAGCTAAATATTCTAGTGACTATCGCATGGTTGGGTCATTGGAATCTATTTTAGTCACCTTAAAAGCAGAACTAGAACGTAAAGACTTTATCATCCTGTCGGCGCTAGAGAAAATCAAATACGGAAAAATCCACACCGATATTTACGGAATAGTTACTGGAGAGACAATCGAGGAAATGCAGCACATCGAGCATAACTTGCAAATTAAAGGATTACAGTTGCTTGGTTAA
- the moeB gene encoding molybdopterin-synthase adenylyltransferase MoeB has protein sequence MLNPNLDEIQLTKDDYERYSRHLILPEVGLEGQKRLKAASVLCIGTGGLGAPLLLYLAAAGVGRIGIVDFDVVDTSNLQRQVIHGTSWVGKPKIQSAKERILEINPYCQVDLHETRLTSENALEIVQPYDIVVDGTDNFPTRYLVNDACVLLNKPNVYGSIYRFEGQATVFNYEDGPNYRDLYPEPPPPGMVPSCAEGGVLGILPGIIGVIQATETVKIILGQGNTLSGRLLLYNALEMKFRELKLRPNPIRPVIEKLIDYEQFCGIPQAKAEEAKQQMAIEEMTVTELKELLDSGAKDFVLLDVRNPNEYDIAKIPGSVLVPLPEIENGNGVAKVKEILNGHRLIAHCKMGGRSAKALGILKEAGIDGTNVKGGITAWSREVDSSVPEY, from the coding sequence ATGCTCAATCCCAATCTGGATGAAATCCAGTTGACAAAAGACGATTACGAACGCTACTCCCGGCACTTAATTTTACCGGAAGTGGGATTAGAAGGACAGAAACGCCTAAAAGCTGCCAGTGTTCTGTGTATCGGTACAGGTGGATTAGGTGCGCCGCTGTTGTTATATCTCGCCGCGGCGGGTGTCGGTCGCATCGGTATTGTTGATTTTGATGTCGTCGATACTTCTAACTTACAACGGCAAGTAATTCACGGCACATCTTGGGTGGGTAAACCCAAGATTCAATCAGCAAAAGAGAGAATTTTGGAGATTAATCCTTATTGCCAGGTTGATCTGCATGAAACTCGTCTCACTTCTGAAAACGCCCTGGAAATCGTCCAACCTTACGATATCGTTGTGGATGGTACTGATAACTTCCCCACTAGATATTTAGTTAACGACGCTTGCGTATTGTTAAACAAACCTAACGTCTACGGTTCAATTTACCGTTTTGAAGGGCAAGCCACTGTATTCAACTACGAAGATGGGCCAAATTATCGTGACCTTTACCCAGAACCACCACCACCAGGAATGGTTCCCTCCTGTGCAGAAGGCGGCGTACTGGGAATTTTGCCAGGAATTATTGGTGTAATCCAGGCAACAGAAACGGTAAAAATTATTCTGGGACAGGGCAACACCTTGAGTGGACGGTTGTTGCTATATAATGCTTTAGAAATGAAATTCCGGGAGTTGAAACTGCGTCCCAATCCTATCCGCCCAGTAATTGAAAAGCTGATAGATTATGAACAATTCTGCGGTATCCCACAAGCTAAGGCAGAGGAGGCGAAACAGCAGATGGCAATTGAAGAAATGACTGTCACAGAGTTGAAGGAATTACTTGATAGTGGTGCAAAAGATTTTGTACTGCTAGATGTTCGTAACCCCAATGAGTACGACATAGCTAAGATTCCTGGTTCAGTGTTGGTTCCCTTACCAGAGATTGAAAATGGGAATGGCGTTGCCAAAGTGAAGGAAATATTAAACGGTCACCGCTTGATTGCTCATTGTAAGATGGGCGGGCGATCGGCAAAAGCTCTCGGCATCCTCAAGGAAGCCGGGATTGATGGTACGAACGTCAAAGGCGGAATCACCGCTTGGAGTCGGGAAGTTGATTCGTCAGTTCCAGAGTATTAA
- a CDS encoding isoaspartyl peptidase/L-asparaginase family protein produces the protein MIPTIIVHGGAKTITPEKVAANNAGCTAAAEAGWTVLINGGTAEEAVEAAIRVLESDQTFNAGFGAVLNSKGEVELDAAIMEGSTLSWGAVAAVQRVRHPVSLARKIMDTKPMLLVARNAESFAADNGVEMIAKEDLIADELQQEWEEEQEVIDRPNTIGCVALDANGTLVAGTSTGGIMNQPPGRVGDSALVGSGLYADNKFGGCSTTGDGESIIPVVLAKTAIDFLTGDRHPDEAAQMAIDALASKVKGEAGCILIDRQGRVGWAHNSSDMACAYITAGQDRVAAFTKRY, from the coding sequence ATGATACCAACTATCATTGTTCACGGTGGAGCAAAAACCATCACACCAGAGAAAGTAGCAGCTAATAATGCAGGTTGCACAGCAGCAGCCGAAGCTGGTTGGACAGTGCTAATAAACGGTGGGACTGCTGAAGAAGCTGTTGAGGCAGCTATCCGAGTTTTGGAATCTGACCAAACATTTAATGCAGGTTTCGGGGCGGTTCTCAATTCTAAAGGAGAAGTAGAATTAGACGCAGCAATCATGGAAGGTAGTACTTTAAGTTGGGGAGCAGTAGCAGCTGTTCAACGTGTGCGTCATCCTGTTTCCTTGGCACGGAAGATTATGGACACTAAACCCATGCTTTTAGTAGCCCGCAATGCTGAAAGCTTTGCCGCAGATAATGGAGTTGAGATGATTGCCAAAGAAGACTTAATTGCCGATGAGTTACAGCAAGAGTGGGAAGAAGAACAAGAAGTTATTGATCGTCCCAACACCATTGGTTGTGTAGCTTTAGATGCTAACGGCACATTAGTTGCTGGTACTTCAACTGGAGGCATTATGAATCAACCACCTGGTCGCGTTGGTGACAGCGCACTAGTTGGCTCTGGCTTGTACGCTGATAATAAATTTGGCGGTTGTTCAACAACTGGTGATGGGGAGTCAATTATCCCGGTAGTTTTGGCTAAAACTGCAATTGATTTCTTGACTGGAGACAGACACCCAGACGAAGCGGCACAAATGGCAATTGACGCTTTAGCATCCAAGGTTAAGGGAGAAGCTGGGTGTATTCTCATAGACCGTCAAGGACGAGTTGGTTGGGCGCATAACTCATCAGATATGGCTTGTGCTTATATAACCGCAGGGCAAGATAGAGTAGCTGCGTTTACCAAGCGTTACTGA
- the nagA gene encoding N-acetylglucosamine-6-phosphate deacetylase — protein sequence MSKAAQSTVDIINARVPGYKDLQMLLVNQESIIEQILPMTTVEAHSRNTQLDVAGDWISLGGVDLQINGALGLAFPDLNTENAHLLPKISQFLWDVGVDGFLPTLVTTSIENIQRSLAVIADVFPNQQAGAKILGVHLEGPFLNFQKRGAHAAEYLLPLTIEEVKRVLGDYATLVKVITLAPELDPTGVVIPYLRTLGITVSLGHSQATAAQARRAFELGATMVTHAFNAMPPLHHREPGLLGAAIIDPDVMCGFIADGQHVSPTMLQILLRASEYKQGLFLVSDALAPLGLPDGVYPWDSRQIEVNDGTARLPDGTLSGTTLPLLVGVQNLVKRGICDVETAIMLATDAPRQAIGLPGITSNQPANLLRWHWNKATKELTWQRLLS from the coding sequence ATGAGCAAAGCAGCACAAAGTACCGTAGATATTATTAATGCTAGAGTTCCTGGTTACAAGGATTTGCAGATGCTCTTAGTGAATCAAGAGAGCATAATTGAGCAAATCTTGCCAATGACAACAGTAGAAGCACACAGCCGTAATACCCAACTGGATGTTGCAGGTGATTGGATTTCTTTGGGCGGTGTCGATTTACAAATTAACGGGGCGTTAGGATTAGCATTTCCTGATTTAAACACAGAAAATGCTCATCTGCTCCCAAAAATATCCCAATTCTTATGGGATGTCGGGGTAGATGGATTTTTACCGACATTAGTGACAACTTCTATAGAAAATATACAGCGATCGCTAGCTGTCATAGCAGATGTTTTCCCTAATCAACAAGCAGGAGCGAAGATTCTCGGAGTACATCTAGAAGGCCCATTTTTAAATTTCCAAAAGCGCGGCGCACACGCAGCAGAGTATTTGTTACCCCTAACAATTGAGGAAGTAAAACGGGTTCTGGGCGATTATGCAACGCTTGTAAAAGTCATCACTTTAGCACCGGAGTTAGATCCCACTGGTGTAGTAATTCCATATTTGCGTACCTTGGGTATCACGGTGAGTTTAGGACATTCGCAAGCCACAGCAGCTCAAGCAAGACGTGCCTTTGAATTGGGTGCAACAATGGTAACCCACGCTTTTAACGCTATGCCACCATTACATCATCGGGAACCAGGGTTATTAGGTGCAGCCATAATTGATCCTGATGTGATGTGTGGTTTTATTGCGGATGGTCAGCACGTTTCACCTACGATGCTACAAATCTTACTCCGCGCCAGTGAGTACAAGCAAGGGCTTTTTCTGGTTAGCGATGCCCTTGCTCCTTTAGGATTACCCGATGGGGTGTATCCTTGGGATAGCCGACAAATTGAAGTAAATGATGGCACAGCACGATTGCCTGATGGCACTTTATCAGGGACGACTTTACCTTTATTGGTTGGAGTGCAGAATTTGGTGAAGAGGGGAATTTGCGACGTGGAAACTGCGATTATGTTAGCTACGGATGCTCCTAGACAAGCAATTGGTTTACCAGGCATTACTTCAAATCAACCTGCTAATTTATTACGTTGGCATTGGAATAAAGCTACAAAAGAACTAACTTGGCAGCGATTACTAAGCTAA
- the egtC gene encoding ergothioneine biosynthesis protein EgtC, whose translation MCRLLAYLGSPVSLEHLLYKPEHSLIVQSYQPREMSSGVVNADGFGVGWYHSQKEAEPFTYKNTLPIWNDINLPHLSRYVESKCVLAYVRSATPGQALDFANCQPFNYQQLLFIHNGRIENFRQTLHRKIRSVLNHDFYEKINGSTDSEHIFALLLSQAQNNKHRPPEYALRSTLLTLLEMAKRHQVKVSANVVFSDGNRLIASRFSTTSPAPSLYWLQDDLTFPKSVIIASEPLFVANWIAFPENSIISVGENCDIKVEQI comes from the coding sequence ATGTGCCGTTTACTTGCATATCTAGGTTCGCCTGTCTCTCTAGAGCATCTTTTGTATAAACCAGAACATTCATTAATAGTTCAGAGTTACCAACCCCGCGAAATGTCATCTGGAGTAGTAAATGCAGATGGTTTTGGCGTGGGTTGGTATCATAGTCAAAAAGAGGCCGAACCTTTTACTTATAAAAATACGCTGCCTATTTGGAATGACATAAATCTGCCCCATCTTAGCCGTTACGTTGAGTCCAAGTGTGTACTTGCTTATGTCCGCAGTGCCACACCAGGACAAGCCCTAGATTTTGCTAATTGTCAACCATTTAATTATCAACAATTACTATTTATTCATAATGGACGGATAGAAAATTTTCGGCAAACATTACACAGAAAAATTCGTAGTGTTTTGAATCACGATTTTTACGAAAAAATTAATGGTAGTACTGATTCCGAACATATTTTTGCATTACTACTTTCGCAGGCACAAAATAACAAACATCGACCTCCAGAGTATGCTTTACGTAGTACGTTATTAACGCTTTTAGAGATGGCAAAACGCCATCAAGTAAAAGTTTCTGCAAACGTAGTTTTTAGTGATGGAAATCGCTTGATTGCCTCCCGCTTTTCCACCACTTCACCAGCACCATCGCTGTACTGGCTGCAAGATGATTTAACTTTCCCTAAATCTGTCATCATTGCTTCTGAACCATTATTTGTCGCTAATTGGATTGCTTTTCCAGAAAATAGCATCATCAGTGTGGGAGAAAACTGTGATATCAAAGTTGAGCAAATATAG
- a CDS encoding MFS transporter, with protein MTTSKSHYNILWVQVSALAVVQGAITLAWLIYNLYVPQLLTLFGFPASLAIGLLIFENALAAVMEPLMGGLSDQARRWVGSRFPFISSGVILAATLFIAIPCIVIFIPPTTVIRSLLPITLVAWALAMTVFRSPAICLLGMYAAPAELPLAGSFVTLVGGVIGAFKPVASKFLLSLGPVLTFAIASFVLLGAAAVLRLVNPPETPVDKHLADTVKLPLLKLALILTTGFSLAWGIRFLMDVLGKLLKVQFSTDNIDVPMVWIGLAIAFASIPAGALAVKIGNHSAMLTGICATISSLLVMVSVGAQIPLILLIVAGFSLIINGAIPFALELVSQRWSGLGIGTYFGGFALAMSLFAVVFPHQQGMTSFGGAIGCTLTFLLAGICIAGSSIFETQRNTEVNK; from the coding sequence ATGACTACCTCAAAATCTCATTACAATATTCTCTGGGTACAAGTTTCGGCATTGGCAGTTGTGCAGGGGGCAATTACTCTCGCTTGGTTGATTTATAACCTATATGTACCCCAACTTTTAACTCTATTTGGTTTTCCCGCCTCGTTAGCAATTGGCTTGCTGATATTTGAAAATGCCTTGGCTGCGGTGATGGAACCACTGATGGGTGGACTTTCGGATCAAGCTAGGCGCTGGGTAGGAAGTCGTTTTCCCTTTATCTCGTCAGGTGTGATTCTGGCAGCGACTTTGTTTATTGCAATACCATGTATTGTGATATTTATCCCACCAACTACCGTGATTCGCTCGCTACTACCAATCACATTGGTAGCCTGGGCATTGGCAATGACAGTATTTCGTTCTCCAGCTATTTGTCTATTGGGAATGTATGCAGCACCAGCTGAGTTACCCTTGGCAGGAAGTTTTGTGACTTTAGTCGGTGGTGTTATCGGGGCTTTTAAACCAGTTGCCTCTAAGTTTCTTCTCAGCTTAGGGCCAGTTTTGACTTTTGCGATTGCTTCTTTTGTGCTGCTGGGGGCTGCGGCTGTCTTGCGGTTAGTCAATCCTCCTGAAACCCCAGTTGATAAACACCTAGCAGATACAGTCAAGTTACCTTTACTAAAATTAGCTTTGATTTTGACAACTGGTTTTAGTCTAGCCTGGGGTATCCGGTTTCTGATGGATGTCTTGGGCAAGCTGTTAAAAGTACAGTTTAGTACTGATAATATCGATGTGCCGATGGTATGGATTGGATTAGCGATCGCTTTTGCAAGCATCCCCGCTGGAGCCTTAGCAGTTAAAATTGGTAACCATTCAGCAATGTTAACTGGTATCTGTGCAACCATTTCCTCGTTACTGGTAATGGTATCTGTGGGCGCACAAATTCCTCTAATATTATTAATAGTCGCAGGTTTTAGTCTAATTATTAACGGGGCAATTCCTTTTGCTTTAGAGCTAGTGTCTCAACGCTGGTCAGGATTAGGAATTGGGACGTATTTTGGTGGATTCGCTTTAGCGATGAGTTTGTTTGCAGTAGTGTTTCCTCACCAGCAAGGAATGACATCTTTTGGTGGTGCGATTGGGTGTACATTAACTTTTTTGCTAGCTGGAATTTGCATTGCAGGGAGTAGTATTTTTGAAACGCAAAGAAACACAGAAGTTAATAAGTAA
- a CDS encoding IS630 family transposase (programmed frameshift) has product MGARLRVFLTPEQDQTLLNLRKQDVPQKVKDRAEIIRLNAHGWYVEKIADHFDCHKKTVTKVLHQWQKLGTEGLWESPGRGGKPKWLEDDMIFLEECLRNEPRTYNSSQLALKLKTERNVEMSADRLRRVLKKGVDWKRTRKSHKGKQDPVARANKQADLDMLELAAATGEIDLKYLDESGFCMWSEPSYTYYFRGEQKRLEQTKRRGRRLSIIGLLQPLISFVYGLVIGGVDRKSYIEMMEKEAKQAQETGRISVIVQDNGPIHRCQEVQQLWKKWESQGLYIFFLPKYCSEMNPIELEWQHLKKDELSGQAFDDELDLAYAVINGVQARGKKNNHNTHRVKFSSRLST; this is encoded by the exons ATGGGTGCGCGTTTAAGGGTATTTCTGACTCCTGAGCAAGACCAAACTTTACTAAATCTGAGAAAACAGGATGTACCACAGAAAGTCAAAGACAGGGCGGAAATAATCAGGCTAAATGCACATGGTTGGTATGTAGAGAAGATAGCAGATCACTTTGATTGTCACAAAAAAACAGTCACAAAAGTTTTGCATCAATGGCAAAAACTGGGCACAGAAGGGCTTTGGGAATCTCCTGGGCGAGGGGGGAAACCAAAGTGGCTTGAGGATGACATGATATTTTTAGAAGAATGCCTCAGAAACGAGCCACGCACATACAATAGTTCTCAGTTAGCTTTGAAGTTGAAAACAGAACGCAACGTTGAGATGAGTGCCGACAGATTAAGACGGGTACTC AAAAAGGGGGTCGATTGGAAACGGACAAGGAAAAGCCATAAAGGAAAACAAGACCCAGTAGCACGAGCAAACAAGCAAGCAGACCTAGACATGTTGGAATTAGCTGCTGCCACTGGTGAAATAGACCTGAAATACCTAGACGAGTCAGGGTTCTGTATGTGGAGCGAACCTAGTTATACATATTACTTTAGAGGTGAGCAAAAACGGTTAGAACAGACTAAACGCCGTGGTCGCAGATTAAGTATTATCGGGCTTCTCCAACCTTTAATCAGTTTTGTTTACGGTTTAGTTATCGGTGGTGTTGACCGTAAATCTTATATAGAAATGATGGAGAAAGAAGCCAAACAAGCCCAAGAAACTGGACGTATCAGCGTGATTGTGCAAGATAACGGGCCAATACATCGCTGCCAAGAAGTTCAACAATTGTGGAAAAAATGGGAAAGTCAGGGTTTGTACATCTTTTTTCTCCCGAAATATTGCTCAGAAATGAATCCAATTGAATTGGAATGGCAACATCTCAAGAAAGATGAGTTATCCGGGCAAGCATTTGATGATGAGCTAGATCTCGCTTACGCCGTCATCAATGGTGTTCAAGCTAGAGGAAAAAAAAACAATCACAACACACATCGTGTAAAATTTAGCTCTAGATTATCAACTTAA
- the purE gene encoding 5-(carboxyamino)imidazole ribonucleotide mutase: MTPLVGIIMGSDSDLPTMKDAIAICDEFGVQNEVAIVSAHRTPERMVQYAKLAHQRGIKVIIAGAGGAAHLPGMVASLTPLPVIGVPVPTRNLQGVDSLYSIVQMPAGIPVATVAIGNAKNAGLLAVQILATGQPELLEKVLQYRQTLSESVLAKQAKLEQIGYEEYLQQML, encoded by the coding sequence ATGACTCCTCTGGTTGGCATTATTATGGGCAGCGATTCGGATTTGCCCACTATGAAAGACGCGATCGCAATTTGTGACGAATTTGGTGTACAAAATGAAGTGGCGATCGTTTCAGCCCATCGTACCCCAGAACGCATGGTGCAATATGCTAAACTTGCCCACCAACGTGGCATTAAAGTAATTATCGCTGGTGCTGGTGGTGCTGCTCATCTCCCCGGTATGGTAGCATCTCTCACGCCTCTGCCTGTGATTGGCGTTCCTGTACCCACCCGTAATTTGCAAGGCGTTGATTCTTTGTATTCGATTGTACAGATGCCAGCGGGTATCCCAGTGGCAACAGTAGCAATAGGTAATGCCAAAAATGCTGGTCTTTTAGCTGTGCAAATTCTTGCAACTGGGCAACCAGAATTACTAGAAAAAGTGCTGCAATATCGCCAAACTTTATCTGAATCGGTGTTAGCAAAGCAAGCAAAACTAGAACAAATCGGTTATGAAGAATATTTACAACAGATGCTCTAG